The Culex quinquefasciatus strain JHB chromosome 2, VPISU_Cqui_1.0_pri_paternal, whole genome shotgun sequence genome contains the following window.
GCCGGTCGACCGGGCTGGTTTTGGATGAGTTGATTCTGAACCTACAATGAAAGCTGTAAGTATTATCAAATAACTGGTTTGTCAGGTAGGTAGGATTCGTGTTTCGTTTGAAATATTATTGAGGTCATTCCAAACctttgaaaaaactaaattttcagctttaatttgaaaaaaaaacaattttggatcattctctgccaacttacacgaaattggaaaaaattgttaaaaatgttgTGTAAAAGGGACTTTCACTAAAATTGGATGTTCGATTTAATTAACCcagcaaagttaaaaaacacgaaattttaatgaaatattttgttctaaatgaaaatatttaccCGTGTGGGTTATTGAAGATTCAaaatgtacattaaattttccacaaaatgacatattccaattttttacagttcagtaacgaaaaatggcagaattttttaaacttcttttgTATTGTTTTCGATGAAGAAAACGTTTTCATCGGAATTCACATTGAGCGtcccacacaaaaaaatattacactcaacccccggtggttggtcactttttcgtttgacacttttttagtttgtgtaccccgttggttggtcaaagtcaaactaaaaattgacgaactgtcactttttacacggcgctcacgcacactatcaacacCTCGATCAacacaaacgtttgatagtgtgtgtgaactccgtgtaaaagaagtgtcaaactaaaaagtgacccgttcgtttgacaacagttggtgtcaaaccatcggggtatGAGTATACTGTTATGACAAAAGTAACTAACTTATGAAATGAACAGTGTTAAAAATCGTCATACtacaagtttttttcttgttttaataataaaaactttGGTTGCTAATGTTAATAACGACCTTACATTTACAGAAAGAATGCGCTGATGTGAATTTAATTGAGTTGGAATTAGTTAATCATAATTTGATAGTTAAAACGACCCACAGCTGTCAAACGCTTGATCAATGTGCTTGGAAATCGTCAAACAATATGGTTGAAATGGCAATGGCAAGTTTGATAAAGGAGCctttacactaccgcaaacaaacaaacaaacttgcactttttcgtggttgacagtttgccatactcgcaaacttgtttgcggcaaactcgcaaacaaggcaaaatgtatgcaggctgacgtttgtacaaacaaatccaggcaaacaaacaaagcaggcaaactggcaaactgtcaaaaagtgcgagtttgtttgtttgcttgccgtagtgtaatagctccttaactAGTTTTAGTTTTGAGTGGGGAGTTTTAAAGTATCGAAATTTGAATTCGCTCTGTATCTcattaaattctttgaaaaatgttacagaATCTAATCTAATGCGTTTTTAGGTTTttagtcaaatattttttaaatattgtaattAGGTCAAAATATTATCCGAGAAATCAAATGAATCATTGAAACAGCGTCGTAAATAACTATTAAaccgtttaatttttttaaagcttatgTCATTTTCCCCcccttttaagtttttaatttcagagttttagtattcaacaattttagaaCTCTAgaattcgacggtaacatttcaaaaggcatcatgtacattttgacactttttgggttattgcatattctgaaagtactcccaATAAGCTACCTGTCCACCAAAAAacgagcaaaagttacttcagtagagcctgtttaataatgattttaataAAGTCACATAAACATAATCTCTGGCATCAGCAGTGCCTGTTTATATATGTAGCCCCGTGTAGCCCTGTGACTGCACGAACCACGTGACGAAAAAAACCATCATGAAAAAGACGCCATGTACATTTGCCgacgaaaaacgaatcataacaaagctcCCCCTCCAaagacagcagggtgatatagaggtttgtgatttcaaaagaagttatgtttttttatataatgcggaaataatgttttattgaatatggatgatcaagtatcaataaaagcatcgtttttcatcgtttgttatcatcaGAACATCTTCTTTGcttttacagtcgactctctgtcttctcgatatcaatattgctccatctatcgatgaattcttcagtcccttcaatctgcatacttcgattggctttattcctcgatattttctcttgcttgaaggatctcttcctcgacggtcccttggattctgtttgctttaaaaatctcttccggttgtcaatattgtcactatctcatggcttacatagacatttttctttgcgaaacgaagctttgaagggtgtttgacattagttagtttttgtttgctggacgttgccatgattctctcccatagctgggtaccgtaaactggggtcaatcgggacacatggggcgaattgggacagcagtttttactatgttggagcacaatattttgatttttctggatggtttcggttagaacagactcaggcctaCAAAATGTGTTCATccgtttctaaatttaaaagctttaagtgctctaaaaactgctgtccctattcagactgtagtcccgattcaccccagattacggtaccaagaaaaacatattttcaatcaagtcttcattttgcatcgttctgtaaactgatgtttctcttcctcgacggtcccttggatattgacaaccagagagtcgactgtatattataaaagagcaattctcattcattcgtttttttttgtattttttaatccggctgaaacttttttggtgccttcggtatgcccaaagaagccattttgcatcatttgtttgtccatataattttccatacaaatttggcagctggccatacaaaaatgatgtatgaaaattcaaaaatctgtatcttttgaaggaattttttgatcgatttggtgtcttcggcaaagttgtaggtatggatatggactacattgaaaaaaaatgatacacggtaaaaaaaaattggtgatttttattttaactttttgtcactaaaacttgatttgcaaaaaaacactatttttattttttttattttttgatatgttttaaaggacataaaatgacaacttttcacaaatttccagaatgggcaaaaaatctttgaaagagttaagattttttgaatcaatacagattttttcaaaaaaacgaatattagtcgcaaaaaattttcaacttcatttttcgatgtaaaatcgaatttgcaatcaaaaagtattttagtgaatttttgataaagtgcaccgttttcaagttataacccttttcaggtaacttttttgaaaatagccgcagtttttcatttttttaaattagtgcccatgtttgcccacctttgaaaaaaatatttttgataagctgagaaaattctatatattttgtttaattgaattttgttgatacgacccatagctgctgagatattgccatgcaaaggttaaaaaacaggaaaattgatgttttctaagtcttacccaaacaacccaccattttctaatgtcgatatctcagcaactataggtccgatttacaatgttaaaacatgaaacattcgtaaaattttccgatcttttcgaatacatattttcaaaaattttaaatcaagactaacatttaaaatgggcgtaatattgaatgtttggctcgtttgaaatgttagtcttgatttaaaatttttgaaaatattgtattcgaaaagatcggaaaatttcacgaatgtttcatgttttaacattgtaaatcggacctatagttgctgagatatcgacattagcaaatggtgggttgtttgggtgagacttagaaaacatcaattttcctgtttttaaaccattgcatggcaatatctcagcaactatgggtcgtatcaacaaaccgtgtataattttttttcagtgtagtccatatccagacctacaactttgccgaagacaccaaatcgattaaaaaattccttcaaaagatacagtttttcgaattttcacatatcatttttgtatggacagctgccaaatttgtatggaaaattatacggacaaacaaatgatgcaaaatggcttttttgggcataccgaaggcaccaaaaaagtttcagccggattaaaaaatacaaaaattaaaattaaagaaaaaataccgattccgtagagaactgctcaaaaggGAATCGAAAaaggatgctcaacattcaaatgcgctTTTCTCAATACGCACGGTTTGTACAtggtgctttttgaaatgttggcgtcgaattttagaatttactgTACTGTGTTGTATTCAAAAACattagcagtaaaagttttctttataaaaacaagaaaaaaaaactttacgtgaagcaaattttcagcactttttaattcaaaagtaagttacttttgtcattacagtaatatttttgtgtgtagaatatcttcttttgcttttatattaaaaagggAATTGAAAAAGGATGCTCAAATGCGCTTTTCTCAATACGcacggtttgtacatgatgctttttgaaatgttggcgtcgaattttagaattttgcggcaaacattttttttctatgttttgtatttacaagtataaggctttctagtcagaaatttaccaacacattcaaagtatgtttacatgacagctggacgtttgtttgcatcaggtttcctatctctttctagcaaaaattttttgtcaggcgacttctagctgttttttttgactgactgcccgatatgtcagccaacatacttcgcagggctgtgacagctacagctcgatcattgtttgcatcaggacactgtgacgaggagttcgtcatttttgagttaaattatatttttttcactgggcctagaaagccttatatttgttttttttttttttaatggagctcttctattcgagcagtttttgcttttttctacaatgtatttctgatggagcgaactgtcaaaaactgctcgactgcgggtgctccattagcTTCTGTAACTTTAAAACCTCAAAACAATCCGAAATGTCGCACGTTGAGTGTCGGTTTTGAGGGTCTTTAAATTTCTTGTAATCAGTTTTGGGTAGGTCTGACGGATGTCAACTTTTTCTGCACACTTTTCAACAAGCGTGTAATTTATGTTAATGAAACACCAAaatttttggcaacactgcgAGAAACGTCACCGTGCCGAATTTGCCGCcagtttgttttgataaagtttGCTGATGGGAGCACACTTTCGTCGTTTTCCGAAAACTGTTTTTACCTCTTAAGGAATTAGATAATCGCGATGTTTTAACAGAAACTGCCACAATGTCTAACCAGGAAGCTGCCCCAGATGCCGACGATGGCGGCAGATTGGTCGCCATAAATCGTGAGTTGGAGGAGGTCGACGCCGAACTGGCCCGGCTAACGGCGCGCCGGAAGAAGTTGCTCCAGCTGAAGGAACAGTACCGCGTCCGGGAGCTGCAGGTAAAGTCCAGCGAGCTGGCCAAACAGGACTGGAACGCGGAAGGCCACGCGTGGTCGGGCACGGTGCGGCAGGTGCTGGGGGAGGTTTTTCGGATGGCGGATTTTCGGTCGCAGCAGTTGCCGGCGATCAATGGGATTCTGTCGAAGCACGACGTTATTTTATTGGCGCCGACGGGTGGGGGGAAGAGCTTGTGCTTCCAGTTGCCAGCGCTGGTGGCGGACGGGATTACGGTTGTGGTTTCGCCGTTGATTTCGCTGATGGAGGACCAGGTTTGGGCGCTGAAGAAGCTGGGGGTGAAGGCGGAATATTTGAGTGCCAACATCGACAAGGATGTGGTCAATAATGTGAACAAGTTGTTGCGGGACGGGGACACGGAACAGCTGAAGATTGTTTACATAACGCCGGAGCGGATGGCGAAGAGTAATCGGTTCATGAGTGCACTTCAAAAGTGTTACAATGCGAAAAAGTTGGCGCAGTTTGCGATCGACGAGGTTCATTGCTGCTCCCAGTGGGGACATGACTACCGGCCGGACTACAAGCTGTTGGCCGTTCTGAAAAAGATGTATCCGGACGTTCCGATTCTGGGTGTGACGGCGACCGCAACGGCGAAGGTCCTCAATGACGTGCAGAAGATGTTGGGCTTGCGGGAGTGTCTGATTTTCAACGCCCCGTTCAATCGACCGAATCTGTACTATCACGTGCTGGAGAAGCCCTCGGACAAGGAGGAACTGTACGACATGCTGGCCGAGCTGATGAAGGGACGGTACCGTAACATGAGTGGTATCATCTACACCTTTACCGTGAAGGAAACGGAGGAAATCTCAACGCAGCTGCTACAGCGGGACGTCAAGGTGATTCCGTATCACGCGTATTTGGACGCGAAGCAGCGTTCGAGGACGCACCAGAGGTGGATGAGCAACGAGGTGCAGGCGGTGGTGGCCACGGTCGCGTTCGGGATGGGCATCGACAAGGCGGACGTGCGGTTCGTGATTCATCACACGATTAGCAAAAGTATGGAGAATTTCTACCAGGAAAGTGGCCGAGCTGGGAGGGATGGACGGAGGGCGGATTGCATTCTGCTGTACCGGTTTATGGACCTGTTTCGACTGTCGACGATGTCGTTCCAGGAGTACGAAGGGCTGAGCAATCTGTACTCGATGGTCAAGTACTGCATCAACGGGAAAGAGTGAGTAGAAATTTGGGGAGACAACTTTGTCGACTCACGATCACGAGATTTCTCGTTAGTAAGATTTCGATTCACCATCGACAAATCTATGAACAAATTACGtctacgacttaccatcgagaaATCTCAATCGTGGAACGAGAAATTAGGATCGAAAATTGTGAGAGCATTTTTGCGTTTGTTTTAATTGAAACGATAAAATAACATCGACTTGGGTTTAGAAACAGGATATAGGATCGTATatagggccatccataaaccatgcaggcattttttttatttaaatgtaaacaaaattttatttaccaAAGTATTCACCACTTGATTTGTAAATGGCCTTTACcccaattgaaaaattaaaaacttcagaaattttaaaatttcaaaattttgaaactcgaattttcagaaaaatcatgactcagaaattaaaaaattcaacaaaaaaacgattaggaatttatgatttcaaaaattcaaaaattaaaactcatgaatttcaaaaaaaattttttttaaatttttttaaaaattaaaaaatcaagatttcaaggatataaaaattctcaaattttaaaaaaatagacgcagaattttaaaaactcaataaaaaaataaaaattaacaactcacaagttcaaaaataaaataaaatgtaggaaaaaatcaattattctaaaactcaaaattataaaaaaattaaatgctgaaataaaaaaaaatcacgattttATGAAAACAGTTCAaactctaaattttaaaaatgtaagctcgacaatttcaaaataaaaaaatagatttcaagaatataaaaatttaaaatattctagaaatgtaaaatttaataaaatatcgaaaacctacaaattaaaaaaatttcagtttaaaaataccaaaaattaaacatttaaaaacttacaaattaaaaaaacccaaaccttaaaaaaatgcagaaactaaaaaaaaatctagattttatgaaaaaattaaaaattaacttattaatttaaaacccgatttaatatcaccagaggtaaaatagagcctttcttacaaaatgatgaaactccgagaaatatattggtgcaattattttttcaaaaacataatcataccatccagtgagaattttacctaaagcttcgaatcttttaaggctaaacctcaaatgccattttttttgtcgcaagacatttgaatttaattaagaaaaacatattggattgacattattagaaaaaaaataacggttactcagtctataatgttagtctatgattaacttaaaaaaaatatgtatcgctattgcactttgtcgatcagttatgagaagccagaaagaacactttcacgcgcagcgtaaaacgcgcaagcgtaaaagcgctggcgatgaagcttcgacttgacgacttgtcgagcgagaacgagccgggacttgaatttgatgttcagtatatgattttgtataaatccaaaaatttaataggaataaatagggtaaaaataagacgaaaaacactaaaatcgctatatctctggaaatacattttggaaaagcttcaaattttgggcccaaacagtttatggcgcatgttttcgaatggctttttgtttgaaactgaattctttaaatttgatagtgttatctgtaaaatagtccaaaaaatacctctaaaaatggctttgaccacatttactggtcgaaaattgtgaatcgaaaaacaaaatgttcgtctccgaccccacggctacagatctggatttttaaaattgtgggttttacgagcggttttccagtgatggaagacacaaatttttaagagcggatacagacatcggccatgtatttcagaaaaagagctctcaaaaatcagactttgagttccgggtttcgggcgaaaattcaatcgaaagagcgcatctaaaccttcattttagtaataggattttttcctgggacgaatcctcgccgtgcacgatttttttaagatttctgaaaaaagcgtttttccaaaagcaaaccttaaacctttcttttgtaagaaaggcaaaaagctcattaatttaaaaaaaaaagcaaaattaaaaaaaaaacgtcaagaTTTCGAGAgtataaaaattccaaaattctggaaacgtaatgttttaaaaagtaccgaaaattcacaaattgaaaatttttggagtttaaaaataccaaaaattaaacgttaaaaacttaaaaattttaaaactcgaAGTTTGAAAAAGCACAAATTAATTAAacgttaaaaacttaaaaattttaaaactcgaaatttaaaaaagcccaaattaaaaaaaatgaagaccttatgaattcaaaaacaaaattaacaagttaaaaactcaagaatttaaAGGTTTGAActaaaaattagtaaaaattggactcagaaatttaaaagttcaatacaaaatcaagaatttaaaaaatcaagatttcaaaaatttcaaaaaatctaaaattttaaaaatgacaaattatttttttttttaatttagggtGATCTTGAAacacgaatttcaaaattttcaaacttgaGATATAAATaatactcaaaaaatcaaaatggaaaaaaatgcagaaatctaaaaattagaaaatttgctaatttaaaattttaagactcatgaatttttgagcttcaaactcaaaagtttataaactaaaaaaatcaagattcctagaatatgaaaattcaaaaatgttaaaaatctaaaaaaaaaacaaaaatttaataatttcattgatttaatttttcaaaattctaaaactcaaaatgaaaaaataaaatgcaaaaaaatataataactttatgaaaaattcataaaattattatatttttttgaatttaattttttcattttgagttttagaattttaaaaaaatagatcaatgaaatttttaaattttcaaaaattcacaaatttaaaaccctggaatttaaaaaatacaaaaatttgaaataaatattcaacTTCAAAAAGAAATAGTTTAGCATTTAGcaacaatttaaatatttaaaaataaaagcaaaatcaagaaataataaatttaaaaattcttaaattcgcttattttaaaatgtgaaacccaagaatttaataattttaaactcaaaaattaaaaaagtctaaaaaatttaaatttgtaataatattttgggaaaataaaaaattcaaaaaattgaaatattcgttttcgttttacggagcaaggtggggggcgcggcctcaagtcagtccaagtccggtttcttgtggaaaaaagggtagtggccgaactagtattgcacaccaaatgaacaccaccggaagatataggggatcgggagggggaaggtgaaagaaaattagtgtaggtgtgagtagtaagaatttggatgacttgagcagttacgttaatctaactttaaaactgaatataggaaatctgaaattatgattcaatcaaaaactcaattgagatttatacaaagggaacctatgatgtatttcaaATCTAAAGGTAATCAAATAAATTAACTGGAAAatgaaagatgaaaactaacttgtcAGGGGCATTTTTTCTGGACCCCGTCCTgtcgcgtccgtcagtagtcttgtcgtacactGCAACTAACATTAATTTAACTAATCATTTATGTCCAATTATTCATTTCAGTAAAACTAACTAACTTGAAACAACAACCtcaactaaactgtctgaaagtaacttgaatctcaaatccccgaaattttaattacaaagccaaacatttctttgcctatttttaaaacctgtcttgctgcttccaaaaacaataaacattaatgaaacgttcatattttacaagttgaacactcgttgttaagacgaatatttcgtgccttccatttcattagggcacacaagctctgcaaacaagagtgtatccctatcaTATATCTTATGTAATTTGAGTGAAAGAGACACAATCCTGTTCACACCTGtgtgtccttttgaaatgttaggctctatttgatcgtcaaaactccagtagatccttgattcgcaacaatgatcgatacaaccataatccgaaaaccgttagttcaacagattaacgaattttgtccgatatcatttcattattgattgatcgagactctatagattttttgacaattcagAATGGTTAGTATACCACTTCAATTGAAATCAGAAATTCTGATAGCATTACTAAACTGGCTTACACATAACTGAAGTCTGGAATTATTAAACAACCtagaaaaagttacaaaaaaactaactattcCTCCCCATTATCAAACAGTTTTAAACCTGTTTCTAACAGATTTTACGAACAAGAATATTGAGACTCGAATAAAAAATTTCCATATCttgtaattttacatattataaatgctgtgatttctatcaacacaagtatataaatataaaataaatgtgtgatatatatcaacatcggaaaccatcttggcaaatagccctgaaacgacggcaacgtgtggTTCCATCTCcagggaaattaaaaaaattgaaatattgaaaacttaacattttaagattaatttttttttaaattttaaagcgtatgatttgaaaattggaacagtcaaaaacataaaatttaaaaaaaaatagattcttacattttaaatgttaaCAAAAGCAAGAAatctcggataatcgagtctagactgtaacGCGCAATCTTCTTCCAGCTGCCGCCGCCGGCTCATCTCGCGCCACTTTGCCGAAGTGTGGGACGACACGCACTGCAACCGGATGTGCGACCGGTGCTACCACCGGGACAAGGTCACGCTGCCCGAGCAGGACATCACAACGCACTACAACACGCTTTTGGCGATCCTCCGTCGGGCGGAAACCCTGCAGACCAAGTTGACCGCGCTGAAGCTGGTTGACGCGTGGTACCACAAGGGCAGCCCCAAGAACCGGCTGGAGACGCCACCGCCGGTGATGGACCGATACATTGGCGAGCAGTTGGTGGCGTTTTTGATCGTGAACGACTACCTGAAGGAGGAGTTCCAGTACAACGCGTACACGACGCTGAGTTACATCGCGAAAGGGGACGCGTACGTCGGGGAGGAAGGAATTCGGTTCCAGGCGGCTCGGGAGTATCGCGTTCCGAAGGAATCTCTGCTGGAGAGCGATTGCGAGGTGCTTTCCGATGGGTCAAAGTCAACGCCGTCGTCGTCGAAGCGGAAGTCTAGTGGGAGCAGCAGTCGCGATTCCGGAAGGGCGACCTCAACGAGTTCGAGGAGGTCGAGCGATGCGGAATCGGCGGAACGGAAGCGACGTCGCAAAACGGCAAACGAGATCAAGAGTAAGGAGCGGGAGATTCTCTCGAATGAACTGCGCAATCGAAACCTCACCGAAAATGGGAGCGCCGTTGAGTCCGACGGTGACGATGTTCTTTTCGTTCCAAACAACGAAGAAATCATTGAAATCGACGAAacgtgaaaactgatttttttttgtatgaaataaaCGAGATTTAAGGTGTACAGTTGAATACTTTGCGTTGTAGGTCCGTTCTTGCCTTCACATGGCCAGGTAGGGAGTCTTACAGTTGAGCGCGTTGTTCCGGAAGTGACCCATGCTTTGGGTGGCCATTTGGCGATGTCGTCGCATGGCTTCGTGAATCTCCTGCGGAGTGATGGGTTTCACCCCGTCGACGCCTCGTCCGTGGGTCACCTCCGGACAGAGGTGCAGCATCGAGTGGGATGTTCCTGGAAGAGATAACAGTCACAATTCACATTTTCCGTCAACGAAATTCCCAACTCACCCGAAGAAGTGACCCTGCTGTACGGTTCGACCGTCCTGTTCGTCGAGTTCAGTCTTGTCAGAATGCAAAAGTCCACCAGCACAGCAATCGTCTCGTGCGCCAGGTACGACA
Protein-coding sequences here:
- the LOC6051087 gene encoding ATP-dependent DNA helicase Q1; the protein is MSNQEAAPDADDGGRLVAINRELEEVDAELARLTARRKKLLQLKEQYRVRELQVKSSELAKQDWNAEGHAWSGTVRQVLGEVFRMADFRSQQLPAINGILSKHDVILLAPTGGGKSLCFQLPALVADGITVVVSPLISLMEDQVWALKKLGVKAEYLSANIDKDVVNNVNKLLRDGDTEQLKIVYITPERMAKSNRFMSALQKCYNAKKLAQFAIDEVHCCSQWGHDYRPDYKLLAVLKKMYPDVPILGVTATATAKVLNDVQKMLGLRECLIFNAPFNRPNLYYHVLEKPSDKEELYDMLAELMKGRYRNMSGIIYTFTVKETEEISTQLLQRDVKVIPYHAYLDAKQRSRTHQRWMSNEVQAVVATVAFGMGIDKADVRFVIHHTISKSMENFYQESGRAGRDGRRADCILLYRFMDLFRLSTMSFQEYEGLSNLYSMVKYCINGKDCRRRLISRHFAEVWDDTHCNRMCDRCYHRDKVTLPEQDITTHYNTLLAILRRAETLQTKLTALKLVDAWYHKGSPKNRLETPPPVMDRYIGEQLVAFLIVNDYLKEEFQYNAYTTLSYIAKGDAYVGEEGIRFQAAREYRVPKESLLESDCEVLSDGSKSTPSSSKRKSSGSSSRDSGRATSTSSRRSSDAESAERKRRRKTANEIKSKEREILSNELRNRNLTENGSAVESDGDDVLFVPNNEEIIEIDET